From Natator depressus isolate rNatDep1 chromosome 7, rNatDep2.hap1, whole genome shotgun sequence, the proteins below share one genomic window:
- the ADO gene encoding 2-aminoethanethiol dioxygenase — protein sequence MPRDNMASLIQRVAKQARITFRGPAPGPGFGENLHRLQQLLNEVQAEDLHLAPRGPAAVPGAGCSRAGAGAGAVPPVSYMHICETESFSMGVFLLRSGACIPLHDHPGMNGMLKVLYGSLRIACLDQLPPAAPPGARRRALLRSRQLYTPASPPCLLSPHTDNLHQIDAVEGPAAFLDILAPPYDPENGRDCHYYRLLEAPAGPAADPHALPREVWLLETPQAADFWCGGEPYPGPKVSP from the coding sequence ATGCCTCGGGACAACATGGCCTCCCTGATCCAGCGGGTAGCCAAACAGGCCCGCATCACCTTCCGGGGCCCGGCGCCGGGCCCCGGCTTCGGCGAGAACCTGCAccggctgcagcagctgctgaatgAGGTGCAGGCCGAGGACCTGCACCTCGCCCCGCGGGGCCCGGCGGCCGTGCCGGGGGCGGGCTGCTCgcgggccggggccggagccgggGCGGTGCCGCCGGTGAGCTACATGCACATCTGCGAGACGGAGAGCTTCAGCATGGGCGTGTTCCTGCTGCGGAGCGGGGCCTGCATCCCGCTGCACGACCACCCGGGCATGAACGGCATGCTCAAGGTGCTCTACGGCAGCCTGCGCATCGCCTGCCTGGACCAGCTGCCCCCCGCCGCGCCGCCCGGCGCCCGCCGCCGCGCCCTGCTCCGCTCGCGCCAGCTCTACACGCCCGCCTCGCCGCCCTGCCTGCTCTCGCCGCACACCGACAACCTGCACCAGATCGACGCCGTGGAGGGGCCCGCCGCCTTCCTCGACATCCTGGCGCCCCCCTACGACCCCGAGAACGGCCGGGACTGCCACTACTACCGCCTGCTGGAGGCGCCCGCCGGCCCCGCCGCCGATCCCCACGCCCTGCCCCGGGAGGTGTGGCTGCTGGAGACCCCGCAGGCGGCGGATTTCTGGTGCGGCGGAGAGCCCTACCCCGGGCCCAAGGTCTCCCCTTGA
- the EGR2 gene encoding E3 SUMO-protein ligase EGR2, whose protein sequence is MMTAKTVDKIPVTLSGFVHQLSENIYPVDDIATTLPTSVTIFPNADLGGPYDQMSSVTGDGMINVDMSDKRSLDLPYASSFAPAVSASRNQTFTYMGKFSIDPQYPGAGCYPEGIINIVSAGILQGVSTPSSSATSSSTASCASPNPLASSALSCSMAQNQPGDLEHLYSPPPPYSGCGELYQQDPASAFLPASAGGSLPYHPPPSYPSPKAAADGGIFSMIPDYPGFFPPAQCQRELHAAPERKPFPCPLDSLRVPPPLTPLSTIRNFTLGGPGAGPAGGGGEGGRLPASAYSPHNLPLRPILRPRKYPNRPSKTPVHERPYPCPAEGCDRRFSRSDELTRHIRIHTGHKPFQCRICMRNFSRSDHLTTHIRTHTGEKPFACDFCGRKFARSDERKRHTKIHLRQKERKGAATPSSSSGASAPAAPPPGAACGGSSAAGAGSLAACASRTRTP, encoded by the exons ATGATGACTGCCAAGACCGTAGACAAAATTCCAGTAACTCTCAGTGGTTTTGTGCATCAGCTATCTGAAAACATTTATCCTGTGGATGACATCGCTACCACATTGCCAACTTCGGTCACAATTTTCCCCAATGCTGACTTAGGAGGACCGTATGACCAGATGAGCAGTGTGACAGGAG ATGGAATGATCAATGTTGACATGAGTGACAAGAGGTCCCTGGATCTGCCTTATGCCAGCAGTTTTGCCCCAGCAGTTTCTGCTTCCCGCAATCAGACTTTTACCTACATGGGCAAATTTTCCATCGACCCTCAGTACCCAGGAGCCGGCTGCTATCCGGAAGGGATCATTAACATCGTGAGCGCTGGGATCTTGCAGGGGGTCAGCACCCCCTCTTCATCGGCCACTTCTTCCTCCACGGCATCTTGTGCCTCCCCCAACCCGCTGGCCAGCAGCGCCCTGAGCTGCAGCATGGCTCAGAACCAGCCCGGGGACCTGGAGCACCTGtactcacctccgcctccctacTCGGGCTGCGGGGAGCTCTACCAGCAGGACCCCGCCTCTGCTTTCCTGCCCGCCTCGGCCGGGGGCTCTCTGCCCTACCACCCGCCCCCGTCCTACCCTTCCCCCAAAGCGGCCGCGGACGGCGGGATCTTCTCCATGATCCCGGATTACCCGGGCTTCTTCCCGCCCGCCCAGTGCCAGCGGGAGCTGCACGCCGCGCCCGAGCGCAAGCCCTTCCCGTGCCCCCTGGACTCCCTCAGGGTCCCGCCGCCGCTCACGCCGCTCTCCACCATCCGCAACTTCACCCTGGGCGGGCCGGGGGCCGGGCCGGCGGGCGGAGGCGGGGAAGGCGGCCGGCTGCCCGCCAGCGCCTACAGCCCGCACAACCTGCCCCTGCGGCCCATCCTGCGGCCCCGCAAGTACCCGAACCGGCCCAGCAAGACGCCGGTGCACGAGCGGCCCTACCCGTGCCCGGCCGAGGGCTGCGACCGCCGCTTCTCCCGCTCGGACGAGCTGACGCGGCACATCCGCATCCACACCGGCCACAAGCCCTTCCAGTGCCGCATCTGCATGCGCAACTTCAGCCGCAGCGACCACCTCACCACCCACATCCGCACGCACACCGGCGAGAAGCCCTTCGCCTGCGACTTCTGCGGCCGGAAGTTCGCCCGCAGCGACGAGAGGAAGCGCCACACCAAGATCCACCTGCGCCAGAAGGAGAGGAAGGGCGCggccaccccctcctcctccagcgGGGCCAGCGCCCCGGCCGCGCCCCCGCCGGGCGCCGCGTGCGGCGGCAGCAGCGCCGCCGGCGCCGGGAGCCTGGCTGCCTGCGCCTCCAGGACCAGGACGCCCTGA